A single region of the Oncorhynchus kisutch isolate 150728-3 linkage group LG30, Okis_V2, whole genome shotgun sequence genome encodes:
- the LOC109875368 gene encoding homeotic protein spalt-major-like isoform X2, translating into MLSSVSLRAQIASIIEVLSKAAVSEISKVVDDGIVVLRVEMCRRENEINVLKNNVQQLDSELRRARGIQPRKRIHHGRSVAAENLGRKGPGKNGTTCVRRTSVEKLQPGGDGNGKDEGVGPADETLVKIEPGGEGEQEEQTTRRKDEDRLDAELSTYERDSQPWMPGTQEDNDMETNSLCLPDHSPEPSGMTAASCSSVSLPGKPYLESDVREDMILQLRQQQRYRQSEALRRASDGTVKANPDPQSEFGFGPNYNTARRARTKRFFQVNKHFICTLCGKSFERYSHLERHLRIHTGEKPYSCDLCGRCFNQKGSLKGHLKTHRVSIDGLANNEEKPLLDRRQSEEERCNGKYEVFQTAPQMPMKSEPGEDKDAFQTLDHKAGEQTAGRAEQQLDDDLSTYERDGRPWMSSSQADNDMETSNSEYFISSGRVEASCSSASSPGKPYVDVSEDMILQLRQQHYGPSDTLLIASDGTVQPNSQVTDGASLNHPPIFSSFPERKVKTFQGVTKDKKCFICSFCGKVFERVGHLERHQRIHTGEKPYSCDICGRCFNQKGSLKGHLKTHRDGADMLTGLPPLDDKKPDVYPIPSENPGEPRDLFDQPSSAEAQPSSGHSEEEEGRGRGLVGGAEKEKQFESQILSQSGPQHQQSTERPGYQDDPEYVMDERESQLCRSFTERHSDMESGSLNPGCSSDATKQQNSHPVSPSVKYHHSPFDGLHHHHGFYMSASREVELEGLSFQDEKDKLDVIEQEQYAGVVLHARNREDGDGTVLPRFQDRVPPSPLPVEEETAMRAYITEPNYSQEGILFALGIDSFDSTEGTSATTDDTRNRCFICSFCGKSFDRHSHFERHLHTHTDEKPYSCEICGKTFTQKSSLKAHQRLHTG; encoded by the exons ATGTTGAGCAGTGTTTCTCTCCGGGCTCAGATCGCTTCCATCATAGAGGTACTTTCTAAAGCTGCGGTTTCAGAAATTAGCAAAGTAGTCGACGATGGCATAGTTGTGTTACGTGTGGAAATGTGTCGACGGGAAAATGAAATCAACGTCCTGAAAAATAATGTACAACAACTTGACAGCGAGCTTCGAAGAGCTCGAGGGATTCAACCTCGAAAACGCATCCATCATGGTCGATCAGTCGCTGCTGAGAATCTTGGGAGAAAAG GGCCTGGTAAAAATGGTACCACTTGTGTGAGGAGGACCTCCGTTGAGAAACTGCAGCCTGGGGGAGACGGCAATGGAAAGGATGAAGGCGTTGGACCTGCGGATGAGACTCTGGTCAAGATTGAGCCGGGAGGGGAGGGTGAACAGGAAGAGCAGACTACAAGGAGAAAAGACGAGGATCGTCTTGATGCTGAACTGTCAACGTACGAGAGAGACAGCCAGCCGTGGATGCCCGGTACACAAGAAGACAATGATATGGAGACAAACTCACTGTGTCTCCCTGATCACTCTCCTGAACCTTCCGGAATGACGGCAGCTTCATGCAGCAGTGTTTCATTACCAGGGAAACCATATTTGGAGTCAGATGTCAGAGAGGATATGATTTTACAACTCAGACAGCAACAACGTTATAGGCAGTCAGAAGCGCTCAGGAGAGCAAGCGACGGCACGGTAAAGGCAAACCCAGACCCTCAAAGTGAATTCGGTTTTGGCCCGAATTACAATACGGCAAGGAGGGCGAGGACCAAGAGATTTTTCCAGGTTAATAAACACTTCATTTGCACactgtgtggaaagagttttgaaCGTTACAGCCATCTTGAAAGACATCTACGAATTCATACGGGTGAGAAACCGTATAGTTGTGACCTATGTGGAAGGTGTTTCAACCAGAAGGGTAGCCTCAAAGGACATCTGAAGACTCACAGAG TATCGATAGACGGGCTAGCTAACAACGAAGAGAAGCCTCTCCTGGATAGACGTCAGTCTGAGGAAGAGCGTTGCAACGGAAAGTACGAAGTGTTCCAAACTGCTCCTCAGATGCCCATGAAGTCTGAGCCAGGGGAGGACAAGGATGCATTCCAGACACTAGATCATAAAGCAGGAGAACAGACTGCAGGAAGAGCAGAACAGCAACTGGATGATGACTTGTCAACGTACGAGAGAGACGGTCGGCCGTGGATGTCCAGTTCACAAGCAGACAACGATATGGAGACGAGCAATTCAGAATATTTCATCAGTTCAG GAAGGGTGGAGGCGTCATGTAGCAGTGCTTCATCTCCAGGGAAACCATATGTAGATGTCAGCGAGGATATGATTTTACAGCTCAGACAGCAACATTATGGACCTTCAGACACACTCTTGATAGCAAGTGACGGTACAGTACAACCAAACTCGCAGGTCACGGACGGGGCTTCTCTGAACCATCCTCCCATCTTCTCCAGTTTTCCGGAAAGGAAGGTGAAAACCTTCCAAGGAGTCACCAAGGACAAGAAGTGCTTCATCTGCTCATTCTGTGGGAAGGTTTTTGAGCGTGTTGGTCATCTGGAAAGGCACCAGCGAATTCATACGGGTGAGAAACCGTATAGTTGTGACATATGTGGAAGATGTTTCAACCAGAAGGGTAGCCTCAAAGGACATCTGAAGACTCACAGAG ACGGCGCTGACATGCTAACGGGTCTACCTCCGCTAGATGATAAAAAGCCTGACGTTTATCCTATACCCTCGGAGAACCCAGGGGAACCGAGGGATTTATTTGATCAGCCCTCATCTGCTGAAGCACAGCCTAGCTCCGGGcacagtgaggaggaggagggcaggggGCGGGGGTTGGTGGGGGGAGCAGAGAAAGAGAAGCAGTTTGAATCCCAGATACTCAGTCAGTCAGGACCTCAACACCAACAAAGCACAGAGCGACCAGGTTACCAGGACGACCCAGAGTATGtcatggatgagagggagagtcAGCTGTGTAGATCTTTCACAGAGAGGCACAGTGATATGGAGTCTGGATCACTAAATCCAGGTTGCTCCTCCGATGCGACAAAGCAGCAGAACTCCCATCCTGTTTCACCCAGTGTCAAATACCATCACAGTCCTTTTGATGGACTGCACCACCACCACGGGTTCTATATGTCAGCTTCTAGAGAGGTGGAACTTGAAGGCTTGTCTTTTCAGGATGAGAAAGACAAGCTGGATGTGATTGAGCAAGAGCAGTATGCAGGGGTGGTTCTACATGCAAGGAACAGGGAGGATGGTGATGGAACAGTACTACCCAGGTTTCAGGACCGGGTACCACCGTCACCACTACCTGTAGAGGAGGAAACTGCAATGAGAGCGTACATCACAGAACCAAACTACAGTCAAGAGGGGATTTTATTTGCCCTTGGCATAGACAGTTTTGACAGTACAGAGGGAACCAGTGCCACTACAGACGACACAAGAAATAGATGTTTCATATGCTCCttttgtggaaagagttttgatCGCCATAGTCATTTTGAAAGACACCTGCACACTCATACTGATGAGAAGCCCTACAGCTGTGAGATATGTGGTAAGACTTTCACTCAGAAGAGCAGCCTGAAAGCTCATCAGAGACTTCATACAGGTTAA
- the LOC109875368 gene encoding homeotic protein spalt-major-like isoform X1, whose product MLSSVSLRAQIASIIEVLSKAAVSEISKVVDDGIVVLRVEMCRRENEINVLKNNVQQLDSELRRARGIQPRKRIHHGRSVAAENLGRKGPGKNGTTCVRRTSVEKLQPGGDGNGKDEGVGPADETLVKIEPGGEGEQEEQTTRRKDEDRLDAELSTYERDSQPWMPGTQEDNDMETNSLCLPDHSPEPSGMTAASCSSVSLPGKPYLESDVREDMILQLRQQQRYRQSEALRRASDGTVKANPDPQSEFGFGPNYNTARRARTKRFFQVNKHFICTLCGKSFERYSHLERHLRIHTGEKPYSCDLCGRCFNQKGSLKGHLKTHRVSIDGLANNEEKPLLDRRQSEEERCNGKYEVFQTAPQMPMKSEPGEDKDAFQTLDHKAGEQTAGRAEQQLDDDLSTYERDGRPWMSSSQADNDMETSNSEYFISSGQNSQCLTDHSPVLPVPGRVEASCSSASSPGKPYVDVSEDMILQLRQQHYGPSDTLLIASDGTVQPNSQVTDGASLNHPPIFSSFPERKVKTFQGVTKDKKCFICSFCGKVFERVGHLERHQRIHTGEKPYSCDICGRCFNQKGSLKGHLKTHRDGADMLTGLPPLDDKKPDVYPIPSENPGEPRDLFDQPSSAEAQPSSGHSEEEEGRGRGLVGGAEKEKQFESQILSQSGPQHQQSTERPGYQDDPEYVMDERESQLCRSFTERHSDMESGSLNPGCSSDATKQQNSHPVSPSVKYHHSPFDGLHHHHGFYMSASREVELEGLSFQDEKDKLDVIEQEQYAGVVLHARNREDGDGTVLPRFQDRVPPSPLPVEEETAMRAYITEPNYSQEGILFALGIDSFDSTEGTSATTDDTRNRCFICSFCGKSFDRHSHFERHLHTHTDEKPYSCEICGKTFTQKSSLKAHQRLHTG is encoded by the exons ATGTTGAGCAGTGTTTCTCTCCGGGCTCAGATCGCTTCCATCATAGAGGTACTTTCTAAAGCTGCGGTTTCAGAAATTAGCAAAGTAGTCGACGATGGCATAGTTGTGTTACGTGTGGAAATGTGTCGACGGGAAAATGAAATCAACGTCCTGAAAAATAATGTACAACAACTTGACAGCGAGCTTCGAAGAGCTCGAGGGATTCAACCTCGAAAACGCATCCATCATGGTCGATCAGTCGCTGCTGAGAATCTTGGGAGAAAAG GGCCTGGTAAAAATGGTACCACTTGTGTGAGGAGGACCTCCGTTGAGAAACTGCAGCCTGGGGGAGACGGCAATGGAAAGGATGAAGGCGTTGGACCTGCGGATGAGACTCTGGTCAAGATTGAGCCGGGAGGGGAGGGTGAACAGGAAGAGCAGACTACAAGGAGAAAAGACGAGGATCGTCTTGATGCTGAACTGTCAACGTACGAGAGAGACAGCCAGCCGTGGATGCCCGGTACACAAGAAGACAATGATATGGAGACAAACTCACTGTGTCTCCCTGATCACTCTCCTGAACCTTCCGGAATGACGGCAGCTTCATGCAGCAGTGTTTCATTACCAGGGAAACCATATTTGGAGTCAGATGTCAGAGAGGATATGATTTTACAACTCAGACAGCAACAACGTTATAGGCAGTCAGAAGCGCTCAGGAGAGCAAGCGACGGCACGGTAAAGGCAAACCCAGACCCTCAAAGTGAATTCGGTTTTGGCCCGAATTACAATACGGCAAGGAGGGCGAGGACCAAGAGATTTTTCCAGGTTAATAAACACTTCATTTGCACactgtgtggaaagagttttgaaCGTTACAGCCATCTTGAAAGACATCTACGAATTCATACGGGTGAGAAACCGTATAGTTGTGACCTATGTGGAAGGTGTTTCAACCAGAAGGGTAGCCTCAAAGGACATCTGAAGACTCACAGAG TATCGATAGACGGGCTAGCTAACAACGAAGAGAAGCCTCTCCTGGATAGACGTCAGTCTGAGGAAGAGCGTTGCAACGGAAAGTACGAAGTGTTCCAAACTGCTCCTCAGATGCCCATGAAGTCTGAGCCAGGGGAGGACAAGGATGCATTCCAGACACTAGATCATAAAGCAGGAGAACAGACTGCAGGAAGAGCAGAACAGCAACTGGATGATGACTTGTCAACGTACGAGAGAGACGGTCGGCCGTGGATGTCCAGTTCACAAGCAGACAACGATATGGAGACGAGCAATTCAGAATATTTCATCAGTTCAGGTCAGAACTCCCAGTGTCTCACTGATCactctcctgtacttcctgtcccAGGAAGGGTGGAGGCGTCATGTAGCAGTGCTTCATCTCCAGGGAAACCATATGTAGATGTCAGCGAGGATATGATTTTACAGCTCAGACAGCAACATTATGGACCTTCAGACACACTCTTGATAGCAAGTGACGGTACAGTACAACCAAACTCGCAGGTCACGGACGGGGCTTCTCTGAACCATCCTCCCATCTTCTCCAGTTTTCCGGAAAGGAAGGTGAAAACCTTCCAAGGAGTCACCAAGGACAAGAAGTGCTTCATCTGCTCATTCTGTGGGAAGGTTTTTGAGCGTGTTGGTCATCTGGAAAGGCACCAGCGAATTCATACGGGTGAGAAACCGTATAGTTGTGACATATGTGGAAGATGTTTCAACCAGAAGGGTAGCCTCAAAGGACATCTGAAGACTCACAGAG ACGGCGCTGACATGCTAACGGGTCTACCTCCGCTAGATGATAAAAAGCCTGACGTTTATCCTATACCCTCGGAGAACCCAGGGGAACCGAGGGATTTATTTGATCAGCCCTCATCTGCTGAAGCACAGCCTAGCTCCGGGcacagtgaggaggaggagggcaggggGCGGGGGTTGGTGGGGGGAGCAGAGAAAGAGAAGCAGTTTGAATCCCAGATACTCAGTCAGTCAGGACCTCAACACCAACAAAGCACAGAGCGACCAGGTTACCAGGACGACCCAGAGTATGtcatggatgagagggagagtcAGCTGTGTAGATCTTTCACAGAGAGGCACAGTGATATGGAGTCTGGATCACTAAATCCAGGTTGCTCCTCCGATGCGACAAAGCAGCAGAACTCCCATCCTGTTTCACCCAGTGTCAAATACCATCACAGTCCTTTTGATGGACTGCACCACCACCACGGGTTCTATATGTCAGCTTCTAGAGAGGTGGAACTTGAAGGCTTGTCTTTTCAGGATGAGAAAGACAAGCTGGATGTGATTGAGCAAGAGCAGTATGCAGGGGTGGTTCTACATGCAAGGAACAGGGAGGATGGTGATGGAACAGTACTACCCAGGTTTCAGGACCGGGTACCACCGTCACCACTACCTGTAGAGGAGGAAACTGCAATGAGAGCGTACATCACAGAACCAAACTACAGTCAAGAGGGGATTTTATTTGCCCTTGGCATAGACAGTTTTGACAGTACAGAGGGAACCAGTGCCACTACAGACGACACAAGAAATAGATGTTTCATATGCTCCttttgtggaaagagttttgatCGCCATAGTCATTTTGAAAGACACCTGCACACTCATACTGATGAGAAGCCCTACAGCTGTGAGATATGTGGTAAGACTTTCACTCAGAAGAGCAGCCTGAAAGCTCATCAGAGACTTCATACAGGTTAA